The following proteins are co-located in the Streptomyces bottropensis ATCC 25435 genome:
- a CDS encoding MFS transporter — MTTTHERPADATAEGGVGTGSRRVVVLAFLTIFLDGFDTASLGFVVPTLAREWNLDESAFTPALVATNLGVVIGYLCSARAAARFGRKPLIVTGTLVFAAGSALTVPVDSVTTLGVARLVTALGLGIVLPACVSLTADHVPPARRESASVGVVLAIAVGAVAGGLVSTPLITAFGWTSVFWAGAVLPALMVPLLVRGLPGTPASSVPRAEAADPSVRRLFEPGTAVQTVLLWCFALLMYTTNYGLLTWLPTLLARGYGFTPEQAPVGTSMIAVGGVIGGLVMVPLCARLGTPRALTVMALAAVVFLVATAWADTGRAALLVMLAAAGAGIVAGVLGQTALAVTLYPTATRTTGVAYAAALGRTGSIVGPAVGGGLLALDVPGREILLLAAVPPALGAAVAFVFVVRARSAAVRERT, encoded by the coding sequence ATGACCACGACTCACGAGCGTCCGGCGGACGCGACGGCCGAGGGAGGTGTCGGGACGGGGAGTCGGCGCGTCGTCGTCCTCGCCTTCCTGACCATCTTTCTCGACGGATTCGACACGGCGTCGCTCGGCTTCGTCGTCCCGACGCTGGCGCGGGAGTGGAACCTGGACGAATCGGCGTTCACCCCGGCGCTCGTCGCCACGAACCTCGGTGTGGTGATCGGTTACCTGTGCTCCGCGCGTGCCGCCGCGCGCTTCGGGCGCAAACCCCTGATCGTCACCGGGACCCTGGTGTTCGCGGCGGGGTCGGCACTGACCGTGCCCGTGGACTCGGTGACGACGCTGGGCGTGGCGCGCCTGGTGACCGCGCTCGGTCTCGGCATCGTGCTGCCCGCGTGCGTCTCCCTCACCGCGGACCACGTGCCCCCCGCGCGGCGGGAGTCCGCCAGCGTCGGGGTCGTCCTCGCGATCGCCGTCGGCGCCGTCGCCGGCGGCCTCGTCAGCACGCCCCTGATCACCGCGTTCGGATGGACCTCCGTGTTCTGGGCCGGCGCCGTGCTGCCCGCGCTGATGGTGCCGCTGCTGGTGCGGGGACTGCCCGGTACCCCCGCCTCCTCCGTACCGCGCGCGGAGGCGGCGGACCCCTCCGTACGCCGGCTGTTCGAGCCGGGCACCGCCGTGCAGACGGTCCTGCTGTGGTGCTTCGCCCTGCTGATGTACACGACGAACTACGGCCTCCTCACCTGGCTGCCGACCCTGCTCGCCCGGGGATACGGCTTCACTCCCGAGCAGGCGCCGGTGGGCACGTCGATGATCGCCGTGGGCGGGGTGATCGGGGGTCTGGTGATGGTTCCCCTGTGCGCACGGCTCGGTACGCCGCGCGCCCTGACCGTGATGGCGCTGGCGGCCGTCGTGTTCCTCGTCGCGACGGCGTGGGCGGACACCGGCCGCGCGGCGTTGCTGGTGATGCTGGCCGCGGCCGGTGCCGGCATCGTCGCGGGCGTGCTCGGCCAGACGGCCCTCGCGGTGACCCTGTACCCCACCGCGACCCGCACGACCGGTGTCGCCTACGCCGCCGCGCTCGGCCGCACCGGCTCCATCGTCGGTCCGGCGGTCGGTGGCGGGCTCCTCGCCCTGGACGTCCCGGGCCGCGAGATCCTGCTGCTGGCCGCGGTGCCGCCCGCACTGGGAGCGGCGGTCGCCTTCGTCTTCGTCGTACGGGCGCGTTCCGCGGCCGTACGCGAGCGGACCTGA
- a CDS encoding phosphopantetheine-binding protein, whose amino-acid sequence MSTDRDRTGPPGDDLTVRRLVEQYGSPLYVYDLARVRTALEDLRAALPQPSRVYYSLKANSHPDLVAELRRGGARAEVTSRGELAAALEAGHPAAELMYSGPGKVPAELEEAIAAGMRTFSAESFGDLDRIGAAADARGVTADCVLRINAAGAPGQGGLRMTGGPSQFGFDLDDLTEHGARLLVKGVRIIGMHFFPLTNARDEDGLLAELAQSVRTAARLRDELGIPLHLLDLGGGFAAPYATPGERPAYPGLRSALSAVLDESLPGWRDGEPVVAFESGRYLVGDSGRLVSTVTDVKNSRGNTYAVLDSGINHLGGLSGLGRLLPLSAQPLSGPGPAAHEAGDREPALVTLAGPLCTPADILARAADLPGLRPGDLLAFPNVGAYGLSASLLGFLGHPAPAELVVDGAETVSASRLALRRHTVSPLTASRTEDITAMTETTTGTTPAGTADEPAAPWDPTYAALLQEALPRLAAQGELKPDTSLKAAGLDSLAMVEVLVRVEETYGIAVPDSELMADTFATPASLWRVVSALREQAAGRV is encoded by the coding sequence ATGTCCACTGACCGCGACCGCACCGGGCCCCCCGGCGACGACCTGACGGTCCGCCGCCTCGTCGAGCAGTACGGCAGCCCCCTGTACGTCTACGACCTGGCCCGGGTGCGCACCGCGCTGGAGGACCTGCGGGCGGCCCTGCCCCAGCCGTCCCGCGTCTACTACTCGCTGAAGGCCAATTCGCACCCCGATCTCGTCGCCGAGCTGCGCCGGGGCGGCGCCCGCGCCGAGGTGACCTCACGCGGCGAACTGGCCGCGGCCCTCGAAGCGGGTCATCCGGCGGCGGAACTGATGTACTCCGGCCCCGGCAAGGTCCCGGCCGAGCTGGAGGAGGCGATCGCGGCGGGGATGCGCACCTTCTCCGCCGAGTCCTTCGGCGATCTGGACCGGATCGGCGCCGCCGCGGACGCCCGGGGCGTCACCGCGGACTGTGTGCTGCGGATCAACGCGGCCGGGGCGCCGGGCCAGGGCGGCCTGCGGATGACCGGGGGCCCGTCCCAGTTCGGGTTCGACCTCGACGATCTGACCGAGCACGGGGCCCGGCTCCTGGTGAAGGGCGTCCGGATCATCGGCATGCACTTCTTCCCGCTCACCAACGCCCGGGACGAGGACGGCCTCCTCGCCGAACTGGCCCAGAGCGTGCGTACCGCCGCCCGCCTCCGGGACGAACTCGGCATCCCGCTGCACCTGCTGGACCTCGGCGGCGGCTTCGCCGCCCCGTACGCGACCCCCGGTGAGCGGCCCGCGTACCCCGGTCTGCGGTCGGCACTGTCCGCCGTGCTCGACGAGAGTCTGCCGGGCTGGCGCGACGGCGAACCGGTGGTCGCCTTCGAGTCCGGCCGCTATCTGGTCGGCGACAGCGGCCGGCTGGTGAGCACCGTCACCGACGTGAAGAACAGCCGCGGCAACACCTACGCGGTGCTCGACTCCGGCATCAACCACCTGGGTGGCCTGTCGGGCCTGGGCCGTCTGCTGCCCCTGTCCGCCCAGCCGCTGTCGGGCCCCGGCCCGGCGGCGCACGAGGCCGGTGACCGGGAACCCGCCCTGGTCACCCTCGCCGGTCCGCTGTGCACCCCCGCGGACATCCTCGCCCGCGCGGCGGACCTGCCGGGGCTGCGCCCGGGCGACCTGCTGGCCTTCCCCAACGTGGGCGCCTACGGACTGTCCGCGAGCCTGCTCGGCTTCCTCGGCCACCCGGCGCCCGCCGAACTCGTCGTGGACGGCGCCGAGACCGTCTCCGCCAGCCGCCTGGCCCTGCGGCGCCACACCGTCTCCCCCCTCACCGCATCACGTACGGAGGACATCACCGCCATGACCGAGACGACCACGGGGACGACGCCCGCCGGCACGGCCGACGAACCGGCCGCGCCCTGGGACCCGACGTACGCGGCACTGCTCCAGGAGGCCCTGCCCCGGCTCGCCGCCCAGGGCGAGCTGAAGCCCGACACCAGCCTCAAGGCGGCGGGCCTGGACTCGCTCGCGATGGTGGAGGTCCTGGTCCGGGTGGAGGAGACGTACGGCATCGCCGTCCCGGACTCCGAGCTGATGGCCGACACCTTCGCCACCCCCGCCTCGCTGTGGCGCGTGGTGTCCGCCCTGCGCGAGCAGGCCGCGGGCCGTGTCTGA
- a CDS encoding class I adenylate-forming enzyme family protein: protein MTSTLTSFPASALIDDAVGTATAPRVDNAAEVFLTAAAARHPDAPAVRDRYGMWTYAELDAAADSFARLLDGHGIKPGDRVLARVGSSREFTALLYGTWRHGAVLVPINPGMKAFHLQSVLADSEPSLIVVEDAERDGADGLSWPSGVPVAVASELDLSGPADPAARTQTEVPADRLALLIYTSGSTAAPKGVACPHGPVAFAARAIAARLDYRPDDVVLTAVPLSFDYGLYQVFLSALAGAELLLSGPADHARLLGFARDHGATVLPLVPSLGELLVKLASRDQRPTRIRLFTNTGAALNAPLIATLRETFPGASVAPMYGTTECKRITILEPDGDLARPGSVGPALPGTEVLVVDDDGRPLPTGETGEIVVRGPHLMAGYWRSPEQTALRFRPGADGGPVTLHTGDYGRLDEDGHVYFQGRRDDLFKRRGSRMTSVEIEAAVLDIDGVREAALLVPEDDRDMVLFVVGETSDVKGEQVLARLGDRLEAAKVPDVCHVLDALPLTPNGKTDRKELRRRLLEGTYVH, encoded by the coding sequence GTGACCAGCACACTGACGTCCTTTCCCGCCTCGGCCCTGATCGACGACGCCGTCGGGACCGCGACCGCCCCCCGGGTCGACAACGCCGCCGAGGTGTTCCTGACGGCCGCCGCCGCCCGGCACCCCGACGCCCCCGCCGTGCGGGACCGCTACGGCATGTGGACCTACGCCGAACTCGACGCCGCCGCCGACTCCTTCGCCCGGCTCCTGGACGGCCACGGCATCAAGCCCGGCGACCGGGTGCTGGCCCGCGTCGGCAGCAGCCGCGAGTTCACCGCCCTGCTGTACGGGACCTGGCGGCACGGTGCCGTCCTGGTGCCCATCAACCCCGGCATGAAGGCCTTCCACCTCCAGTCGGTGCTCGCCGACTCCGAGCCCTCGCTGATCGTCGTCGAGGACGCCGAGCGCGACGGTGCCGACGGACTGAGCTGGCCGTCCGGGGTGCCGGTCGCGGTCGCCTCCGAGCTGGACCTGTCCGGTCCGGCCGACCCGGCCGCCCGTACCCAGACCGAGGTGCCCGCCGACCGGCTCGCCCTGCTCATCTACACCTCGGGCAGCACCGCGGCGCCCAAGGGGGTGGCCTGCCCGCACGGGCCCGTGGCGTTCGCCGCCCGCGCCATCGCGGCACGGCTGGACTACCGGCCCGACGACGTCGTGCTCACCGCCGTCCCGCTCTCCTTCGACTACGGCCTCTACCAGGTCTTCCTCAGCGCGCTGGCGGGCGCCGAACTGCTGCTGTCGGGCCCCGCCGACCACGCCCGGCTGCTCGGTTTCGCCCGGGACCACGGGGCGACCGTCCTGCCCCTCGTGCCGTCCCTGGGCGAACTGCTCGTCAAACTCGCCTCCCGCGACCAGCGGCCCACCCGGATCCGCCTGTTCACCAACACCGGGGCCGCCCTCAACGCCCCGCTCATCGCCACGCTGCGGGAGACGTTCCCCGGCGCGTCGGTGGCGCCCATGTACGGCACCACCGAGTGCAAGCGGATCACCATCCTCGAACCCGACGGCGATCTCGCCCGCCCCGGCTCGGTGGGGCCCGCGCTGCCCGGCACCGAGGTGCTCGTCGTCGACGACGACGGACGGCCGCTCCCGACGGGGGAGACCGGCGAGATCGTGGTGCGCGGCCCGCACCTGATGGCCGGCTACTGGCGTTCCCCCGAGCAGACCGCCCTGCGGTTCCGGCCGGGCGCGGACGGCGGCCCGGTCACCCTGCACACCGGTGACTACGGCCGCCTCGACGAGGACGGGCACGTCTACTTCCAGGGCCGCCGGGACGACCTGTTCAAGCGGCGCGGCTCGCGGATGACCTCCGTCGAGATCGAGGCCGCCGTGCTCGACATCGACGGCGTGCGGGAAGCGGCGCTGCTCGTGCCGGAGGACGACCGCGACATGGTCCTCTTCGTCGTCGGCGAGACCTCCGACGTGAAGGGGGAGCAGGTGCTGGCCCGGCTGGGGGACCGCCTCGAAGCCGCCAAGGTGCCGGACGTCTGCCATGTGCTGGACGCCCTTCCGCTCACCCCCAACGGCAAGACCGACCGCAAGGAGCTGCGCCGGCGGCTCTTGGAGGGCACCTATGTCCACTGA
- a CDS encoding ketoacyl-ACP synthase III family protein produces the protein MRWESVYVAATGSWLPEPYPTRAAVEAGRYDPEQFEADALLSIRVADEDVAPPDMAVQAATTALKRSGLDPETVSLLLHSYVWFQGQTLWPVASYVADKALGRDVPAFELKQECNAGTGAMELAARHLATTPGATAAMLTTADRFGEPLIDRWRDEAGIVYGDGGTALLLSNQSGFAKLLSTATRADNSLEVVTRGPGFTPLPDEKPLGLAERLGHYLQHHGNLREATQRLVGVAVAAVDAALADAGKEREDITWAVIPASGRSKMEWQAGTVLGLAEDRTSWEFARRSGHLGAGDQFAGLNDLAERGLLRVGDTVLLIGAGSGFTSTCAVLEITEEPAWQNPAAHDEEARS, from the coding sequence ATGCGCTGGGAAAGCGTTTACGTGGCGGCCACGGGATCCTGGCTCCCGGAGCCGTATCCGACACGTGCGGCTGTGGAAGCGGGCAGGTACGACCCCGAGCAGTTCGAGGCCGACGCCCTGCTGTCCATCCGGGTGGCCGACGAGGACGTCGCGCCGCCCGACATGGCCGTGCAGGCGGCCACCACGGCACTCAAGCGCTCCGGGCTTGACCCGGAGACCGTGAGCCTGCTGCTGCACAGCTACGTCTGGTTCCAGGGGCAGACCCTGTGGCCGGTGGCCTCGTACGTCGCGGACAAGGCGCTCGGCAGGGACGTCCCCGCGTTCGAACTCAAGCAGGAGTGCAACGCCGGGACGGGCGCCATGGAACTGGCCGCCCGCCACCTGGCCACCACGCCCGGTGCCACCGCCGCGATGCTCACCACCGCGGACCGCTTCGGCGAACCGCTGATCGACCGCTGGCGCGACGAGGCCGGGATCGTCTACGGCGACGGCGGCACCGCGCTGCTGCTCTCCAACCAGAGCGGATTCGCCAAGCTGCTGTCGACGGCCACCCGGGCCGACAACTCGCTGGAAGTGGTCACCCGCGGCCCCGGGTTCACCCCGCTGCCCGACGAGAAGCCGCTCGGGCTCGCCGAGCGGCTCGGACACTACCTCCAGCACCACGGCAACCTGCGCGAGGCCACCCAGCGTCTGGTGGGCGTGGCGGTGGCCGCCGTCGACGCGGCGCTGGCCGACGCCGGCAAGGAGCGCGAGGACATCACCTGGGCCGTGATCCCGGCCAGCGGCCGCAGCAAGATGGAGTGGCAGGCCGGCACCGTCCTGGGGCTGGCGGAGGACCGCACCAGCTGGGAGTTCGCCCGGCGCAGCGGACACCTGGGCGCGGGCGACCAGTTCGCGGGGCTCAACGACCTCGCCGAGCGCGGGCTGCTGCGGGTCGGCGACACGGTCCTGCTGATCGGCGCCGGATCGGGGTTCACCTCCACCTGCGCCGTGCTGGAGATCACCGAGGAACCCGCCTGGCAGAACCCCGCCGCGCACGACGAGGAGGCGCGGTCGTGA
- a CDS encoding MFS transporter encodes MYRTEGDGPHPRRWWMLGILSLALFAIVLNNGLLNVAIPVLMRELGADIGQAQWIVDSYALAFGGALLTAGAVADRFGRKRATLGGAAVFGAGSLIALGADSPGQLMTARVVMGLGAAFIMPGTLALIVDVFPESERARAIGVWSGVSALGVAAGPVAGGALVGHFWWGSIFLVNLVPVAVVLVGGALLLRESADRAPRPPDPVGALLGTAAVAGLVFGVIQTSGHALASLPVAGGLAVAAAAGTVFVVWERRHPHPLLDTDLLRRPAFIGASASILLLMLGLAGTLFVLTQRLQFVLGYTPLRSGLSVMPVALAVLLGTLLCPALDRRAGARGCVAVGLSAAACGVLVLGQWGEGYPPVFAGLVLIGVGFGLSMAPTTHVVMSLVPPERSGSTASLDMTMQELGTALGVAVVGSVLAGRYADALAGAPGTVGETLRAAERTGGEAGHVLAAAARRAFDDASAAGLGVAAAAVACGAVVAALLLPGRAGAEAAVAPSTAGPRETEPSPAHQGSARPRA; translated from the coding sequence ATGTACAGGACCGAGGGGGACGGCCCACACCCCAGGCGGTGGTGGATGCTCGGGATACTGTCCCTGGCGTTGTTCGCCATCGTGCTGAACAACGGGCTGCTCAATGTGGCGATACCGGTGCTGATGCGCGAGCTGGGCGCGGACATCGGGCAGGCCCAGTGGATCGTCGACAGCTACGCCCTGGCCTTCGGCGGCGCCCTGCTGACCGCGGGGGCGGTGGCCGACCGGTTCGGCCGCAAGCGGGCCACGCTCGGCGGCGCGGCGGTCTTCGGGGCCGGATCCCTGATCGCGCTCGGCGCGGACTCCCCCGGCCAGCTGATGACGGCACGGGTCGTGATGGGCCTGGGCGCCGCCTTCATCATGCCCGGCACGCTCGCCCTCATCGTCGACGTCTTCCCGGAGAGCGAGCGGGCCCGGGCGATCGGGGTGTGGAGCGGGGTCTCCGCCCTGGGGGTCGCCGCCGGCCCGGTGGCCGGCGGTGCCCTGGTCGGCCACTTCTGGTGGGGGTCGATCTTCCTGGTCAACCTGGTACCGGTGGCCGTGGTCCTGGTCGGCGGAGCGCTGCTGCTGCGCGAGTCCGCCGACCGGGCGCCGCGGCCACCCGACCCGGTCGGCGCGCTGCTCGGCACCGCCGCCGTGGCGGGGCTGGTGTTCGGCGTCATCCAGACCTCGGGGCACGCGCTCGCCTCGCTGCCCGTGGCCGGCGGACTGGCCGTGGCCGCGGCGGCGGGCACCGTGTTCGTGGTGTGGGAGCGGCGGCACCCGCATCCGCTGCTCGACACGGACCTGCTGCGCCGGCCGGCGTTCATCGGGGCGAGCGCGAGCATTCTGCTCCTGATGCTGGGGCTGGCGGGCACCCTGTTCGTGCTCACCCAGCGGCTTCAGTTCGTGCTGGGTTACACCCCGTTGCGCTCGGGGCTGTCCGTGATGCCGGTGGCTCTCGCGGTGCTGCTGGGCACGCTGTTGTGTCCGGCGCTGGACCGGCGGGCCGGGGCGCGGGGCTGTGTGGCCGTGGGCCTGTCGGCCGCCGCGTGCGGTGTGCTGGTGCTGGGGCAGTGGGGCGAGGGGTATCCGCCGGTGTTCGCGGGTCTGGTGCTCATCGGAGTGGGCTTCGGCCTGTCCATGGCCCCCACCACCCACGTGGTGATGTCCCTGGTGCCCCCGGAGCGGTCGGGGTCCACCGCCTCCCTGGACATGACCATGCAGGAGCTGGGCACCGCCCTGGGGGTGGCCGTGGTGGGCAGCGTGCTCGCCGGCCGTTACGCCGACGCCCTGGCGGGCGCGCCCGGGACCGTGGGCGAGACCCTGCGCGCGGCCGAGCGGACCGGGGGCGAGGCCGGGCACGTCCTGGCCGCCGCCGCCCGCCGGGCCTTCGACGACGCGTCGGCGGCGGGGCTCGGTGTCGCGGCGGCGGCCGTCGCCTGCGGAGCGGTGGTCGCCGCGCTGCTGCTGCCGGGACGGGCGGGTGCCGAGGCGGCCGTCGCGCCTTCGACCGCCGGCCCCCGTGAGACCGAACCGTCCCCTGCCCACCAGGGCTCCGCCCGCCCCCGAGCCTGA
- a CDS encoding SRPBCC family protein: MTVQQSSFLGRALYVGPSLRTLHEQYAKHGTVDAGAPVLASCEVTVRAPSSEVWELLADIARWPSWVPGVREARPGGEPAPDVPFRWVLNGMRVKSTLAVVQPGSELSWTGTLAGTRGVHRFLLEPAHGGTLVRSEESIGGPLAGLLYSSDKLRAVLADWTAALKSQAEKAGSTR; encoded by the coding sequence ATGACCGTTCAGCAAAGCTCGTTCCTGGGCAGAGCCCTGTATGTCGGCCCGTCACTGCGGACCCTGCACGAGCAGTACGCCAAGCACGGGACCGTCGACGCCGGTGCGCCCGTACTCGCATCCTGCGAAGTCACTGTCCGAGCCCCGTCGTCGGAGGTGTGGGAACTGCTGGCCGACATCGCTCGATGGCCCTCCTGGGTACCGGGGGTCCGGGAGGCGCGCCCGGGCGGCGAACCCGCGCCGGACGTGCCGTTCCGCTGGGTGCTGAACGGAATGCGCGTCAAGTCCACGCTGGCCGTGGTCCAGCCCGGCTCCGAGCTGTCGTGGACCGGCACGCTCGCCGGGACCCGCGGAGTGCATCGCTTCCTGCTGGAGCCGGCGCACGGCGGCACCCTGGTGCGGTCCGAGGAGTCGATCGGCGGTCCGCTGGCGGGCCTCCTCTACAGCAGCGACAAACTGCGGGCCGTCCTGGCCGACTGGACCGCGGCCCTCAAGTCCCAGGCGGAGAAGGCGGGATCGACTCGATGA
- a CDS encoding YrdB family protein, with protein MTIALAYNPFFLALRFLLEVFALGCYAVWGWRAVPGPLRFVAAIAVPVAMAMLWGNFATAGDEARSGETTFDTPGPLRLLLELAVLGGAWAALRHIGALQVAKYYLIVLVVYHVCAYDRIWWLLRH; from the coding sequence ATGACCATCGCGCTGGCCTACAACCCGTTCTTCCTCGCCCTGCGGTTCCTGCTGGAGGTGTTCGCGCTGGGCTGCTACGCCGTGTGGGGCTGGCGCGCGGTCCCGGGGCCGCTGCGTTTCGTCGCCGCGATCGCCGTCCCCGTGGCGATGGCGATGCTGTGGGGCAACTTCGCCACCGCCGGCGACGAGGCCCGCTCGGGTGAGACCACCTTCGACACCCCCGGTCCGCTGCGGCTGCTGCTGGAGCTCGCCGTGCTCGGCGGGGCCTGGGCCGCGCTGCGGCACATCGGAGCCCTGCAGGTGGCCAAGTACTACCTGATCGTGCTGGTGGTCTACCACGTCTGCGCGTACGACAGGATCTGGTGGCTGCTGCGGCACTGA
- a CDS encoding thioesterase II family protein: MTRYLRRGGPRHDGRLRMFCFPYAGGGASAYAGWQRRLGTGVEVLPVQLPGREGRMTEPRFTDLPALVADLDRELGEELDHPHVLFGHSMGALVAFALAQHRRARGERLPLALLLGAHRAPHLPAPPLTHGYVADDAELMRGLAALGGLPRVLLDRPEWLAALLPVVRGDLMLCEGAGSVDRTPLPIPLHTFAGADDRLVTVPEVREWSLYSTEGCETVVIPGGHFYIREQESAFLDRLSEALRRYETVHRTGVGGRDFAETPQTVGV; encoded by the coding sequence ATGACGCGATATCTGAGACGCGGTGGTCCACGCCACGACGGTCGCCTGCGCATGTTCTGCTTCCCCTACGCGGGCGGGGGCGCCTCCGCCTACGCCGGGTGGCAGCGCCGGCTGGGAACCGGGGTCGAGGTGCTGCCGGTGCAGCTGCCGGGCCGTGAGGGCCGGATGACGGAGCCGCGCTTCACCGATCTCCCCGCGCTCGTGGCGGACCTGGACCGGGAGCTCGGCGAGGAACTCGACCACCCGCACGTGCTGTTCGGGCACAGCATGGGGGCGCTCGTCGCCTTCGCCCTGGCCCAGCACCGCCGGGCCCGCGGCGAACGGCTCCCCCTCGCGCTCCTCCTCGGGGCCCACCGCGCCCCGCACCTGCCCGCCCCGCCCCTCACCCACGGCTACGTGGCGGACGACGCGGAACTCATGCGCGGGCTGGCCGCGTTGGGGGGTCTGCCGAGGGTGCTGCTGGACCGGCCCGAGTGGCTGGCGGCGCTGCTGCCCGTCGTCAGGGGCGATCTGATGCTCTGCGAGGGCGCCGGGAGTGTGGACCGTACCCCGCTGCCGATTCCGCTGCACACCTTCGCCGGCGCCGACGACCGCCTGGTGACCGTCCCGGAGGTACGGGAGTGGTCCCTGTACTCCACCGAGGGCTGCGAGACCGTCGTGATTCCGGGCGGCCACTTCTACATCAGGGAACAGGAGAGCGCCTTCCTCGACCGGCTCTCCGAGGCGCTGCGACGCTACGAGACCGTCCACCGCACCGGTGTGGGCGGCCGCGACTTCGCGGAGACCCCTCAGACGGTCGGCGTCTGA
- a CDS encoding AfsR/SARP family transcriptional regulator has translation MEIRVLGPLVAHLDHTSVVPSAAKPRQVLALLALHAGQVVTVSTLLDELWGDAPPRTAPATLQTYIRQLRRRLGTVLGPTAVRGPKDILCTRYGGYALDVAGPDDATQFQRLSVAGQTALREGAAREASALLHQALALWRGPALADVQIGRALEVETVRLEETRLGALDARIEADMRLGRHAALLGELTALAAQHPLHETVHAQLMLALYRSGRPSHALGIYQRLRQCLIRELALEPSTRLQRLHQAILRADPVLESPDPAVSAGDGLRAVPLTPASV, from the coding sequence ATGGAGATCCGGGTCCTGGGGCCGCTCGTCGCCCATCTCGACCACACGTCCGTGGTGCCCAGCGCGGCCAAGCCCCGTCAGGTGCTCGCCCTGCTGGCCCTGCACGCGGGCCAGGTCGTGACCGTGTCCACCCTGCTCGACGAACTCTGGGGGGACGCCCCGCCGCGCACCGCGCCCGCCACCCTCCAGACCTATATACGGCAACTGCGCCGCAGGCTGGGCACGGTGCTGGGCCCGACCGCGGTACGCGGGCCGAAGGACATCCTGTGCACGCGCTACGGCGGCTACGCCCTGGACGTGGCCGGGCCCGACGACGCCACGCAGTTCCAGCGGCTGTCCGTGGCCGGGCAGACGGCGCTGCGCGAGGGCGCCGCCCGGGAGGCGTCCGCGCTGCTGCACCAGGCGCTGGCGCTGTGGCGGGGGCCCGCCCTGGCCGATGTGCAGATCGGCCGGGCGCTGGAGGTGGAGACCGTACGGCTGGAGGAGACCAGACTGGGCGCGCTGGACGCCAGGATCGAAGCCGACATGCGGCTCGGCCGGCACGCCGCGCTGCTCGGGGAGCTGACCGCGCTGGCCGCCCAGCACCCGCTGCACGAGACCGTGCACGCGCAGCTGATGCTCGCGCTCTACCGCTCCGGCAGGCCCTCCCACGCCCTCGGCATCTACCAGCGGCTGCGCCAGTGCCTGATCCGGGAACTCGCGCTGGAGCCGTCGACGCGGCTGCAGCGGCTGCACCAGGCGATCCTGCGGGCCGACCCCGTCCTGGAGTCACCGGATCCGGCCGTGTCCGCCGGCGACGGACTGCGCGCCGTACCTCTGACACCCGCCTCCGTCTGA
- a CDS encoding TIGR04351 family putative TOMM peptide, with product MDQTVGLDRTPAQELRFMELVAQAWLEPELSRRYQVDARSVLDEFGITLAQGQQPPALPENPACELTIEELSRPASAHAFLCFCLAPDNPTPARQYTSAGAGSRAVLR from the coding sequence ATGGACCAGACCGTAGGTCTCGACCGGACCCCCGCCCAGGAACTGCGGTTCATGGAGCTGGTCGCACAGGCGTGGCTGGAGCCCGAGCTTTCGCGCCGCTACCAGGTGGACGCCCGTTCGGTGCTCGACGAGTTCGGCATCACGCTGGCCCAGGGACAGCAGCCCCCCGCGCTGCCCGAGAACCCGGCGTGCGAGCTGACCATCGAGGAACTCTCGCGGCCGGCGAGCGCCCACGCGTTCCTCTGCTTCTGCCTGGCGCCCGACAACCCGACCCCGGCCCGCCAGTACACGAGCGCGGGGGCCGGGAGCCGGGCGGTCCTGCGGTGA